A single genomic interval of Flavihumibacter rivuli harbors:
- a CDS encoding vanadium-dependent haloperoxidase: protein MNRIQWSLMKQWQIVLLAIISLASCKQQGGKEAASLNDPEILRQNLNQLTDLIIYDVFTPPVASRIYSYATLASYEAIRHEKAGSPSLTASLKGFANMPEPEKGKSYNYMLAATKAFLTVSYKLTFSIDTLKLYEAELLKKYEDALDKETYERSLSFGDTIGKVILARAAVDNYPQTRGKPRFIGSREPGKWRPTPPDYMDAVEPCWGDMKTFALDSGSQFKAPPHPVFSMDTSSKFYKESYEVYTIGKNLTEEQKTIAKYWDDNPFVIEHAGHMMFANKKITPGGHWMGIAAIATRSVKADAVKTARVLALTAISLMDGFVACWEEKYAHQLIRPVSVINESIEEKWNPFLQTPPFPEYPSGHSVISASAAEVLTHEIGDNFAFHDDSDKAYIGMERDFKSFREAAAEASISRVYGGIHFRSGVEGGARLGEMVGKEVIRKTSR, encoded by the coding sequence ATGAACAGAATTCAATGGTCATTGATGAAACAATGGCAAATCGTTCTGCTGGCCATTATTTCCCTTGCCTCTTGTAAACAGCAGGGAGGAAAGGAAGCAGCCAGCCTGAATGATCCTGAGATTTTAAGGCAAAACCTGAACCAGCTAACCGACCTGATCATTTATGATGTCTTCACACCGCCGGTTGCATCAAGGATCTATAGCTATGCCACCCTGGCAAGCTATGAAGCGATCAGGCATGAGAAGGCAGGAAGCCCTTCACTTACTGCTTCATTAAAAGGCTTTGCCAATATGCCTGAACCTGAAAAGGGGAAGTCATACAACTATATGTTGGCAGCTACGAAAGCCTTCCTGACCGTATCTTATAAGCTTACTTTCTCGATCGATACACTTAAGCTATATGAAGCAGAATTGTTAAAGAAGTATGAGGATGCATTGGATAAGGAAACCTATGAGCGTTCCCTTTCATTTGGGGATACCATAGGTAAGGTTATTCTTGCCAGGGCTGCAGTGGATAATTATCCCCAGACCAGGGGGAAGCCGAGGTTTATCGGGTCACGTGAACCAGGCAAGTGGCGTCCCACCCCACCAGACTATATGGATGCAGTGGAACCTTGTTGGGGAGATATGAAGACTTTTGCGCTCGATTCAGGATCTCAATTTAAAGCGCCTCCTCATCCGGTTTTCAGTATGGATACGAGTTCAAAGTTCTATAAAGAGTCCTATGAGGTGTATACTATAGGAAAGAACTTAACTGAGGAGCAAAAGACGATCGCTAAATATTGGGATGATAACCCATTTGTGATTGAGCATGCCGGACATATGATGTTCGCCAATAAGAAGATCACACCTGGCGGACATTGGATGGGCATTGCGGCCATAGCGACCAGGTCCGTTAAGGCCGATGCAGTTAAAACTGCAAGGGTGCTGGCACTCACCGCCATTTCATTAATGGACGGATTCGTGGCCTGTTGGGAAGAGAAATATGCCCACCAATTGATCCGGCCAGTCTCTGTGATCAACGAATCCATTGAAGAAAAATGGAATCCTTTTCTGCAAACCCCTCCTTTCCCTGAATACCCGAGTGGGCATAGCGTGATTTCTGCTTCGGCAGCAGAAGTCCTTACCCATGAGATTGGCGATAATTTTGCCTTCCATGATGATAGTGATAAGGCCTACATCGGCATGGAAAGGGATTTCAAATCATTCCGGGAAGCAGCTGCTGAAGCATCCATCAGTAGGGTATATGGCGGTATTCATTTTCGCTCAGGTGTAGAGGGCGGAGCCAGGCTGGGTGAAATGGTCGGTAAAGAGGTCATCAGGAAAACAAGCAGGTAA